In Microbacterium laevaniformans, a single window of DNA contains:
- a CDS encoding IS30 family transposase yields the protein MQGKHGHLSREQKQLALRLHSKGWRLIDIAREIGCTAPMVGRMAREGRHLDGKPFGWEPREGHLTVFDREEILVGLARGDTLTAIALALGRAVSTVSREVKRGGGREGYSAWRAHEDAREQARRPKPFKLDGGRLLEVVATQLEQLWSPQEIAARLRLEHPDDPEMHVSHETIYQSLFVQGRGQLRRELARCLRSGRAARKSRTATDRRGRLPGMVMISERPAEVEDRAVPGHWEGDLILGENSRSAVGTLVERSTRLTLLLHLPDGKSADKVEAAMREAITALPASLARTITWDQGAEMAKHSEFTTATGIPIYFCDPRSPWQRGSNENTNGLLRQYLPKSTDLSIVTRAELTAIQDSLNGRPRKTLGYLTPSEKFTELVATTG from the coding sequence TTGCAGGGCAAGCATGGTCATCTCAGTCGTGAGCAGAAGCAGCTCGCGCTCCGTCTCCACTCGAAGGGGTGGCGGCTCATCGATATCGCCCGCGAGATCGGGTGCACGGCCCCGATGGTCGGCCGCATGGCGCGGGAAGGCCGTCACCTCGACGGGAAGCCGTTCGGCTGGGAGCCGCGCGAGGGGCATCTGACGGTCTTCGATCGTGAGGAGATCCTGGTTGGTCTCGCGCGCGGTGACACGTTGACCGCGATCGCGCTCGCCCTGGGACGGGCGGTGTCGACGGTCAGCCGCGAGGTCAAGCGCGGCGGCGGGCGGGAGGGGTACTCGGCGTGGCGGGCGCATGAGGACGCGCGAGAGCAGGCCCGCCGACCGAAGCCGTTCAAGCTTGACGGTGGACGGCTGCTCGAGGTTGTCGCGACGCAGCTGGAGCAACTGTGGTCTCCGCAGGAGATCGCCGCCCGCCTACGGTTGGAGCATCCCGACGACCCGGAGATGCACGTGAGTCATGAGACGATCTACCAGTCCCTGTTCGTGCAGGGACGCGGGCAGTTGCGCCGCGAGCTTGCCCGCTGCCTGCGGTCAGGGCGTGCGGCACGGAAGTCGCGGACCGCGACGGACCGGCGAGGCCGGCTGCCAGGGATGGTGATGATCAGCGAGCGCCCCGCGGAGGTCGAAGACCGCGCCGTGCCGGGGCATTGGGAAGGCGACTTGATCCTCGGTGAGAACAGTCGCAGCGCCGTGGGAACCCTCGTTGAACGCAGCACCCGCCTCACACTTCTGCTGCACCTGCCCGACGGGAAGAGTGCAGACAAGGTGGAGGCCGCAATGCGCGAGGCGATCACCGCGTTGCCGGCGTCGCTGGCGCGGACGATCACCTGGGATCAGGGTGCCGAGATGGCCAAGCATTCCGAGTTCACGACAGCGACCGGCATCCCGATCTACTTCTGCGACCCGCGCTCCCCGTGGCAGCGCGGAAGCAACGAGAACACCAACGGACTGCTACGCCAGTACCTGCCGAAGAGCACCGATCTGAGCATCGTCACCCGCGCTGAGCTGACCGCGATCCAGGACTCGCTCAACGGACGACCACGCAAAACGCTCGGCTATCTGACACCATCGGAGAAGTTCACAGAACTCGTTGCGACCACCGGTTGA
- a CDS encoding winged helix-turn-helix transcriptional regulator, with amino-acid sequence MPIKKTYAEHGDACASAHGIELIGDVWTYPILRELFLGPKRFSELSLLLHGVTPAVLTARLRDLDTRGLVQRLDTTSPAGGSIYQLTSWGHELERPLEGIARWAQSSPTWDPSGGLTPDAAVLAMKTMAAGLTSPGSTLEFDLTLFDSRCTRPQDYTYRVKLDGTGLLVVRESTVIDDADLRCDSTLWANQLFDPNCPIIGTSKDSAGPVGRFVAVYQASLQSVEN; translated from the coding sequence ATGCCCATCAAGAAGACCTACGCGGAGCATGGAGACGCTTGCGCCTCAGCGCACGGCATCGAGCTCATCGGTGACGTGTGGACCTATCCCATCCTGCGGGAACTGTTCCTTGGGCCCAAGCGGTTCTCGGAGCTGTCCTTACTGCTGCACGGCGTGACCCCAGCCGTATTGACAGCCCGCCTACGCGACCTGGACACCAGGGGCCTTGTGCAGCGACTTGACACGACGTCGCCAGCTGGGGGCTCGATCTACCAGCTGACGAGCTGGGGCCACGAGCTGGAGCGCCCCTTGGAGGGCATTGCCCGGTGGGCTCAGTCGTCGCCCACCTGGGATCCCAGCGGCGGCCTGACACCCGATGCGGCGGTCCTCGCCATGAAGACGATGGCCGCAGGCCTCACCTCACCTGGCAGCACGCTCGAGTTCGACCTGACACTGTTCGACAGTCGCTGCACGCGGCCGCAGGACTACACCTACCGCGTGAAGCTGGACGGGACAGGCCTGCTCGTCGTGCGGGAGTCGACTGTCATCGATGACGCCGACCTGCGTTGTGACTCAACCCTCTGGGCAAACCAGCTGTTCGATCCGAACTGTCCGATTATTGGCACGAGCAAGGACAGCGCAGGTCCGGTGGGGCGGTTCGTCGCTGTGTACCAGGCATCGCTTCAGTCGGTCGAGAATTAG
- a CDS encoding NRAMP family divalent metal transporter yields MTTTNTPRTQQHAVLDSAHVGNIEGAFGTIQLDDTAPRTKLSAKLRTLVAIVGPGLIVMVGDNDAGAFGTYTQAGQNYGTALLWVLLLLVPVLYVNQEMVLRLGAVTGVGHARLILERFGKFWGAFSVIDLFILNALTIITEFLGISLGLSYLGLPEVPGVIIAAVVIVAAVSTGSFRRFERLCMFLIFGSLILVPLAFLAHPSAAEVAHGFIPGFPPGAELSTVMLLIIGIVGTTVAPWQLFFQQSYIIDKRITPRFMNYEKADLWIGIVIVIVGATILIAVPAAVFAGTPEFGNFTDAGGVAAGIGKYVGRVAGILFAIALIDASIIGAAAVGLSTSYALGDTLGLKHSLHRKVSDAKGFYAAFAGLLIVSAIIVVIPGSPLGLITVGVQVLAGVLLPSATVFLLLLCNDKEVLGPWVNGRRLNIFTSAVIAVLVILSLVLTASVIFPDISGDQIIMILVAGAVLSMLTGVGFAVARVRRPARSDPDEVPRSARASWRMPPIALLNPPKLSTGRRLGLSVLRIYLLIAMILVIVRVIQLALGH; encoded by the coding sequence ATGACGACCACCAACACTCCACGGACGCAGCAGCACGCGGTGCTCGACTCCGCCCACGTGGGGAACATCGAGGGCGCGTTCGGCACGATCCAGCTCGATGACACGGCGCCCCGCACGAAGCTGTCCGCGAAGCTGCGCACCCTCGTGGCGATCGTCGGGCCGGGCCTGATCGTCATGGTCGGCGATAACGACGCCGGCGCGTTCGGCACGTATACGCAGGCGGGGCAGAACTACGGCACCGCACTGCTGTGGGTGCTGCTGCTGCTGGTGCCGGTCCTCTACGTGAACCAGGAGATGGTTCTGCGCCTGGGCGCGGTGACCGGGGTCGGGCATGCCCGGCTGATCCTCGAGCGGTTCGGGAAGTTCTGGGGCGCGTTCAGTGTCATCGACCTGTTCATCCTGAACGCGCTGACGATCATCACCGAGTTCCTCGGCATCAGCCTGGGGCTGAGCTATCTGGGACTTCCCGAGGTGCCGGGCGTGATCATCGCCGCGGTCGTGATCGTCGCCGCCGTGAGCACCGGGTCGTTCCGCCGGTTCGAGCGGCTGTGCATGTTCCTCATCTTCGGGTCCCTCATTCTCGTCCCGCTCGCATTCCTGGCACACCCCTCCGCAGCGGAGGTCGCGCACGGGTTCATCCCCGGCTTCCCGCCCGGCGCCGAGCTGTCGACGGTGATGCTGCTGATCATCGGGATCGTGGGCACCACCGTGGCGCCGTGGCAGCTGTTCTTCCAGCAGTCGTACATCATCGACAAGCGGATCACGCCGCGGTTCATGAACTACGAGAAGGCCGACCTGTGGATCGGCATCGTGATCGTCATCGTGGGGGCGACGATCCTCATCGCGGTGCCCGCCGCGGTGTTCGCCGGCACCCCCGAGTTCGGGAACTTCACCGACGCCGGCGGGGTCGCCGCCGGCATCGGAAAGTACGTGGGCCGGGTCGCCGGCATCCTGTTCGCCATCGCCCTGATCGACGCATCCATCATCGGTGCGGCCGCGGTGGGCCTTTCCACCTCGTACGCACTCGGCGACACGCTCGGGTTGAAGCACTCGCTGCACCGCAAGGTGTCGGACGCGAAGGGCTTCTACGCCGCGTTCGCCGGGCTGCTCATCGTCTCCGCGATCATCGTCGTCATCCCGGGCAGCCCGCTGGGTCTGATCACGGTCGGGGTGCAGGTCCTCGCCGGGGTGCTGCTGCCCTCGGCCACCGTCTTTCTGCTGCTGCTGTGCAACGACAAGGAGGTGCTCGGCCCATGGGTGAACGGGCGGCGGCTGAACATCTTCACCTCCGCCGTGATCGCGGTGCTCGTCATCCTCTCCCTGGTGCTGACGGCGAGTGTCATCTTCCCGGACATCAGCGGTGACCAGATCATCATGATCCTCGTCGCCGGCGCCGTGCTCTCGATGCTGACCGGTGTCGGGTTCGCAGTCGCCCGGGTCCGTCGCCCCGCGCGCAGCGACCCGGACGAGGTTCCGCGCAGCGCGCGCGCCTCGTGGCGGATGCCTCCTATCGCGCTGCTGAACCCGCCGAAGCTGTCCACCGGGCGGCGGCTCGGGCTGAGCGTGCTGCGCATCTACCTGCTGATCGCGATGATCCTCGTCATCGTCCGTGTCATCCAACTCGCCCTCGGGCACTGA
- a CDS encoding magnesium transporter MgtE N-terminal domain-containing protein → MTTTRPRTLLSGMLRQPIQDAKGNQIGVLADVIVRLGPEGYPAVTGLVARVGSTAVFVPAVNIEALDDDRVVLDTAKLDLRPFERRDGEVLLKEAVLGHRLIDVDNARLVRAYDVAIDSIPGGWVAAALDVHARPWYSRRGHGAHAFRDWKSFEALIGHEPSAAARSRFKRLRGLRPAQIADLIEDASSRERDDLFEHLHTDPELEADVIEELDDNDQAQVLKARDTADIAAVLSRMHADDVVDAILDLPQERRQPVLDALPPTQRRDVLRLMTYQDKTAGGLMGVEYLALGEDVTVQEARSAVRAADAQQPQSLAVVYVVDDTGRLAGSVDLVALLRADPAALLRDVAEAEPVSLVPTDDIIEVVNVMADYNLLSVPVVDDTEHILGVITVDDPLEEAIPEDWRQRERRTRSS, encoded by the coding sequence ATGACCACCACCCGTCCCCGGACGCTCCTGTCGGGCATGCTGCGACAGCCGATCCAGGACGCCAAAGGCAACCAGATCGGCGTTCTCGCCGACGTGATCGTCCGCCTCGGCCCGGAAGGCTACCCGGCGGTGACCGGGCTGGTGGCCCGGGTCGGGTCGACCGCCGTGTTCGTCCCCGCGGTGAACATCGAAGCCCTCGACGACGACCGGGTCGTGCTCGATACGGCGAAGCTCGACCTGCGCCCGTTCGAACGCCGCGACGGCGAGGTCCTCCTCAAAGAGGCGGTGCTCGGCCACCGGCTCATCGACGTCGACAACGCCCGGCTGGTACGCGCCTACGATGTCGCGATCGACAGCATTCCCGGCGGGTGGGTCGCCGCCGCGCTCGACGTGCACGCCCGGCCCTGGTATTCGCGCCGCGGGCACGGCGCCCACGCCTTCCGGGACTGGAAGTCGTTCGAGGCGCTCATCGGCCACGAGCCGTCCGCCGCGGCACGCTCCCGCTTCAAGCGGCTGCGCGGTCTGCGGCCCGCGCAGATCGCCGACCTCATCGAGGACGCGTCATCCCGGGAGCGAGACGATCTGTTCGAGCACCTGCACACCGACCCCGAGCTCGAGGCCGACGTCATCGAGGAACTCGACGACAACGACCAGGCGCAAGTCCTGAAAGCCCGCGACACGGCCGACATCGCCGCCGTGCTCAGCCGCATGCACGCCGACGACGTCGTCGACGCGATCCTCGACCTTCCGCAAGAACGCCGCCAGCCGGTCCTCGACGCGCTGCCGCCCACGCAAAGACGGGACGTGCTCCGCCTGATGACCTACCAGGACAAGACAGCCGGCGGCCTCATGGGCGTCGAATACCTCGCCCTCGGCGAGGACGTCACTGTCCAGGAAGCGAGGAGCGCCGTCCGCGCCGCGGACGCACAGCAGCCGCAGTCCCTCGCGGTCGTCTACGTCGTCGACGACACCGGGCGCCTCGCAGGGTCGGTCGACCTGGTCGCCCTCCTGCGCGCCGACCCCGCCGCACTCCTGCGCGACGTGGCGGAGGCCGAGCCGGTGAGCCTCGTGCCCACGGACGACATCATCGAGGTCGTCAACGTCATGGCCGACTACAACCTGCTGTCTGTCCCCGTCGTCGACGACACTGAGCACATCCTCGGCGTCATCACCGTCGACGACCCGCTCGAGGAGGCGATCCCCGAGGACTGGCGGCAGCGCGAACGCCGCACCCGCAGCAGCTGA
- a CDS encoding alpha/beta fold hydrolase: MSAQPTDTVLTTADGATLALTTQGSGPQLLIVPSVASSRTIDPQPDLATTLATCFTVTTYDRRGTGKSTLPPGSDPDCYTVDQEINDITLIAQHLGATVDVYGFSSGADLALLAAQAGAPIRTLYLLEPPLFEPGTLAVERARMKDLLARDRQQARDYYLRDVVGIPADIVGQIPTLEQHLADVPASLHELTFLPGCNAQRFEGLATPTVLMVSTHTAPRLKRWAAELEQALPQSTLHELPGEWHGIPAEVQLAAIRNHSDQQA; this comes from the coding sequence ATGAGTGCGCAGCCGACGGACACCGTCCTCACCACAGCCGACGGGGCCACCCTTGCCTTGACCACTCAGGGCAGCGGACCCCAACTCCTCATCGTTCCCAGCGTCGCCAGCTCGCGGACGATCGACCCCCAGCCTGACCTGGCCACCACCCTCGCCACGTGCTTCACGGTGACCACCTATGACCGTCGTGGCACAGGGAAGAGCACCCTGCCGCCCGGCTCCGACCCCGACTGCTACACGGTCGACCAGGAGATCAACGACATCACCCTGATCGCCCAGCATCTCGGCGCCACCGTCGACGTGTACGGGTTCTCCTCGGGCGCCGACCTCGCGCTGCTCGCTGCCCAGGCTGGCGCACCCATCCGCACCTTGTACCTGCTCGAGCCGCCGCTGTTCGAGCCCGGCACCCTGGCCGTTGAGCGGGCCCGGATGAAGGACCTGCTGGCGCGTGACCGGCAGCAGGCTCGCGACTACTACCTTCGCGATGTCGTCGGCATCCCCGCCGACATCGTTGGGCAGATTCCCACCTTGGAGCAGCACCTCGCAGACGTCCCGGCCAGCCTGCACGAGTTGACCTTCCTTCCTGGCTGCAACGCCCAGCGGTTCGAAGGCCTCGCGACCCCGACAGTGCTGATGGTCAGCACCCACACCGCCCCGCGGCTCAAGCGGTGGGCCGCCGAGTTGGAGCAGGCGCTTCCACAGTCGACGCTGCACGAGCTTCCCGGCGAGTGGCATGGCATTCCCGCGGAAGTGCAGCTGGCAGCGATCCGCAATCACTCTGACCAGCAAGCCTGA